In Alphaproteobacteria bacterium, the genomic window GGCGCAACTCGATGCGGAGCGCCGCCTCTGGGAGGTCATGGGCTGACGCTCGGTTGGCCCTACACCATCGCCTCGACCGGCCCGGGCAGCTCGATTTCGATTTCGAGGGTCGCGATATCGGCGGCCCGGTCGATGCGCACGATGGCTTTCTCCGGTTCGATTTCGACATAGCGGCCGACCACGGTCAGGATCTCGCGCTGCAGGCGGGGCAGGAAATCCTCGCCGTTGCGGCTGACCCGCTCGTGCGCCAATACGATCTGCAGGCGGTCCTTGGCTAACGCCGCGGTCGGCCGGGCGCGGCGGCCG contains:
- the minE gene encoding cell division topological specificity factor MinE, which codes for MNILEFLLAGRRARPTAALAKDRLQIVLAHERVSRNGEDFLPRLQREILTVVGRYVEIEPEKAIVRIDRAADIATLEIEIELPGPVEAMV